The genomic window AATTTTTTGCTGTCCCAGAAATATCGAATCCACAGTAAGAGAGGAGAGATGCAGGTTTACCTCATCGAGATTCTGGTTGGTTTTAAAAGAAATATTACAACGTGCCGTAAAAGTTTTTGCAGATAGCTGCGGAAACTGCATCGCAATATGATAATGCTGCACGTCAACCGAATCAAACACCTGGCTGAAAGCAAAAGGAGAGGAGAGGAGCAAGATGGCCAACGGCAGGGAGAATTTCATTTTTATAATTATTTTGAATTAAGCTCCAAAATTAAAGAACATGAAGATGCAAAGAGGCAGGCTTTACTTCTGATATGAGAATTCCAACAGATCCGGGGTTTTCAGGCTGAACATTTAAATTGTAATTAGCCGGCCTGTTCCTTTAATTCCAATCCGGAAGAAGGAGCGGGGCAGTATGCTGATCTTTTCCACAACTTGTGCAATAAAACCCACAAACGGACAGGGTCAGGTGGCTTTTTCGGGGTACTTTTGTGAAGTTTTTCAAATCAAATTTATTCATCAAACTTTTTACGAGATAAATGGCAGAAGGCGAAAAGATCATCCCGATCAATATTGAAGAAGAAATGCGCTCAGCGTACATTGACTATTCGATGTCCGTAATTGTTTCACGAGCGTTGCCTGATGTGCGTGATGGACTGAAACCTGTACACAGGCGGGTGCTTTATGCAATGACCGAGTTAGGGCTTGGATTTAACCGTCCTTACAAAAAGTCCGCGCGTATAGTGGGGGAAGTGCTGGGTAAATATCACCCTCATGGCGACTCAGCAGTTTATGACACTATGGTTCGGATGGCGCAGGAATGGAGTATGCGTTACCGTCTTGTTGACGGCCAGGGAAACTTTGGCTCTGTGGATGGCGACCCTCCGGCAGCCATGCGTTACACAGAAGCCCGCCTCTCCCGGATTGCTGAAGAATTGCTCACTGACCTTGATAAAAACACGGTTGATTTCCGGCCCAACTTTGACGAATCACTCAAGGAGCCGGTCGTTCTTCCTGCAGGCTTTCCAAATCTTCTTGCAAACGGTGGATCCGGGATCGCTGTGGGAATGGCCACGAATATGGCGCCCCACAATCTTTCTGAAGTCCTGGATGGCACCATCGCCTACATTGATAATAACGACATCACCATTGAAGAACTGATGCAGTTCATCAAGGCTCCGGATTTCCCTACAGGTGGAATAATTTATGGCTATGATGGTGTAAAACGCGCCTTCGAGACCGGCAGAGGCCGGGTGATGATGCGGGGTAAAACCAACATTGAACCTTCTGAAAAAGGATCAGATAAAATCATCGTAACGGAATTGCCCTTCCAGGTGAACAAAGCGAACATGATCAAGGCCACCGCTGAACTCGTAAAAAGTGGCGTTATCGAGGGGATATCTGCAGTTAATGATGAAAGTGATCGTAGCGGATACCGCGTGGTGTATGAGGTTAGGAGAGATGCGGTTAGCAACGTGGTGTTGAATCAACTATTCAAGTACACACAGTTGCAAAGCAGTTTCAGCATCAACAATGTGGCGCTGGTAAAGGGTCGCCCCATTGTGCTGAACCTGAAGGATATGGTGAAGTATTATGTGGAGCACCGCCATGAAGTGATCGTGAGGCGCACACAATATGAACTTGACGAGGCCGAAAAACGTGCGCACATCCTGCAGGGGCTTATTATCGCAATAGATAACCTGGACGAGGTGATCAACCTGATCCGCGGCAGCCGTACACCCGATGAGGCACGGGAGGGGCTTATGAGCCGCTTCGAACTCTCTGAAATACAAGCCAAGGCAATACTTGATCTGAGGCTGCAAAAGCTTACTGGCCTGGAGCGAGACAAGTTGAAGGATGAGTATAATGAATTAATGAAAACCATCGAATACCTTAAAAGTGTGCTGGAAAATAAGGAACTCCGGATGCAGATCATTAAGGATGAATTGACTGAGACCAAAAAGAAATTCGGGGATGAAAGACGAACGGAAGTTCTTTTTACAAATGAAGATATTTCGATAGAAGACCTGATCCCTAATGAAGAGATGGTGGTGACCATCAGCCACATGGGCTACATGAAACGCACACCGCTGGCAGATTATAAATCGCAGGGCAGGGGAGGTCGCGGCAGCAAAGGCGCAGGCTTCAGGCAGGAGGATTTTACCGAGTATCTGTTTGTTGCCTTTACCCATAATTACATGCTATTTTTTACGGAAAAAGGCAGATGCTTCTGGATGAAGGTTTGGGAAATACCGGAAGGCACCCGGACCACAAAGGGCCGAGCCGTACAAAACCTCTTGTATATTGAACCGGATGATAAGATCCGGGCCGTCATTCCGGTAAATAATCTTGAGAATGAGGAATACCTGAACAATAATTTCATTCTTTTCTGTACGGAAAAAGGCATCATCAAGAAAACTCCGCTCGAAGCCTACAGCCGTCCACGTATTAAAGGAATCAATGCAATTACTATAGATGAGGATGACCAGCTCTTGGAAGTAGCATTAACCAGTGGAAATTCTGAGGTGATGATAGCTTCAACTTCAGGCCAGGCAATCCGCTTCCACGAAAGCGCGATCAGGCCAATGGGACGCACCGCCAGGGGAGTGATCGGGATCAGGCTCAGCGGCAAGAAAGATGATAAAGTAATTGGAATGGTGAGCGTTGCCGATGAAGAATCTACAGTAATGGTGGTAAGCGAAAAAGGCTACGGAAAGCGATCGCAAGTTGGAGATTACCGCATTACCAACCGTGGGGCAAAGGGCGTGAAGACGTTGCAGATCACGGATAAAACGGGCAAACTGATTGCTATTAAGAATGTTACTGATCAGGATGATCTTATGATCATTAATAAATCCGGTATTACTATCAGAATTGCAATGGACAAACTCAGGACGATTGGCCGCGCCACGCAGGGCGTAAGGCTCATCCGGTTGGGTGCCAAAGATGAAATCGCTTCCGTGGCGAAAGTCGCACGCGAAGAAGAGGAGGAACTGGCCGCTGAAGGAGAAATAGAAGGAGAAGTCATCGAATTAAGCAATGAAGAAATTTCTCCTGATGAACCAGAAAATGAGAACCCGGATGAAACCGGATCAGAAGACGAAGAAAGTAATAACTAATCAAATCCATTTCAAACCGACAACGTTATGAAAAGCACTTTTGCCTTACTGTTTTTCCTGGGTATTGTATCAATAGCCTCAGCACAAAACAGTAAAAGAACTTCCGCCTATTTATCATTACAAAATGGTCAGACCGAAAATGCCATAGCATTGATTGAGGAAGCCATTAAGCATGAAAAAACGGCTGAAGATCCTAAAACCTGGTACTACCGTGGCCTTATTTATACCACTGCGATGGGCAATGAGGAAATGAGAGAGAAGTATCCTAATCTGACGGATCTTGCCTTTGAATCTTATCTCACTGCAAGGAAGTATGATGAGAAAGAAAAGTTTGACAAGGAAATAAATGAGAACCTGAAGCAATTGCTGATAGATGCCTACAATACCGGAGCAAAGGCGTATACAGATAAGGATTTCAAGGCTGCGTCTCAGGCATTTGAATCTTATCTTGCAATGAGCAAAAAGGTAAATCCTGATCAGATAGATACGGCCGCTATTTTTTATACAGCACAGGCGTATGTAATTGAAAAGGATATGGAAAATGCCCAGCGAACCCTGAAGAAATTGGCTGAGCTGGATTACCAGGATCCGTGGGTATATTCCTCATTACACCAGATGGAACTCAATGATGGCGATACCGCAGAGGCCATTAAATACATCGAACAAGGAAGAAAATTTTTTCCGGAAGATGTGTTACTCAGCAACATGGAGGTGAATTTATATTTAAAACTTGGCCAGACGGATGTGCTGATTGAAAAGCTCCGGAAAGCATCAGAACTTGATCGGTCCAACACCAGTATTTTAGTGGCTCTTGCCAATGTTTACGACAAAGCGGGCAAAATTGACAGCGCAATAATGATCAACCGCAGAGCGCTGGCAAGAGAACCCAATAACTTTGAAGCTAACTACAACCTGGGCATAATTTACTATAACCAGGGTGTTGAGATCGTAAATCAAGAGCTGAATGAAACCAATATTCAAAAGGCAAATCAATTAAAGGCTGAATACAAAGAGATTTTCTCCGAAGCTTTGCCTTACCTGGAAAAGGCACATGAAATAGATCCTGAAGATAAAAATACAATGATATCGCTCAGAGAAATTTATTTGAGGCTTGATAAAAGAGAAAAAGCTGAGGCGCTGAATGCTTTGATGCAGGAAAAGTAACTGGTTTCAAAACTTTAACAAAACCACCTGAACGTGTTGTAGTTCAGGTGGTTTTGTTGTTATAAGTGAAAAATTCAATTGTTATATAATTTATATTATGTTAAGTTGATATTTGAATAAAGCAAGCGTATCTCTGACCAACATGATCCCTCTCTCTTACTAAAAGCACTGCTTACTTTCATTATTGCTCAAAATCTTCCATTACATCCGGAAAGTTCTTATCCGTTATTTTCTTTATTCTAAGCTCCGCATCATCAAGATAATCCTGACAGTTTCTTATCAACTCTGTAGCTTCTTCAAAAAGCGCCAGGCTTTCCTCAAGTCCCATTTCAGCATTTTGCATTGCCTCTGTAATTTCATTTATTCGTTTAATCTGCTCCTCAAAACTTCTTTTCTTTTTCATTTTCTTAATCGTTTAATCCGGGTAACCTCTGAAAATATCCTGCCTCGGGCAGTTACAGTTTCCAGTTCATCGGCCACAGCCACATTGCCAATTGATTTTATGATCTTTCCGTCTTTCAGCGTCAGCGAATATCCTCTTTCCAGGTTTTGTTTCACGTCCAATAACTCTATTCGTTGCGCCAACACTGCCAGGTGATGCTTTTCTGAAACTAATTTGTTTCTCATTAAGGTTGTTATCGTTTCCTGCTTTTTCTTTAGTTGGGCTTTCATCCCATCGCACTTCAGAATCGCCTTAAAATAACGCAACTCTGACCTTTTTTGCCCCAATACCTTTTCTGCGAGGAAGGAAAGTTTCCGTTGTTCCTCATCCAGTTTCTGGCTATACTCCTTTACAAGTCTCTCAGACTGCCGTCTCAGCAGCAATTCTGCATTGGAAAGGTAATTCATCAATTCCTTTGCATCCGGCACTGCAATTTCCGCAGCAGCCGTAGGTGTTGAAGCACGATAATCTGCAACAAAATCAGCGATGGTAAAATCTGATTCATGTCCCACTGCACTTATTACCGGGAGCCGCGAAGCAGCAATTGTTCGCGCCAGGGTTTCATCATTAAAACAAAACAATTCTTCAAAGGAGCCGCCTCCCCGGGTCAGAATAATTAATTCCAGCCCTGATATCTGGTTCAGTACTTCAACACTTCTGCACATATCTCGGGAAGCCGCTATTCCTTGCACCAGCGTAGGCAACAGCACGACTTCAATATGAGGAAATTTCGTCCTGAAAACTCTGATCATATCATGAATTACCGCGCCCTGGGCAGAAGTAGCAATTCCGATTTTATGGGGCAAAAAAGGCAAAGGACGCTTTCGGGCGGCTTCAAAAAGTCCTTCTTTTTCAAGTTTTTCTTTTAAGCGGAGATATTGCTGGTATAAGTCCCCTACCCCGGTTTTTCTTATTTCAGAAACCAAAAACTGATACCTGCCTTGCGCCTGGTAAACCGAAAATGACCCACGCACCACCACCATTTCTCCTCTGTCCAGATCAGGCATTTTGAAGGCGGTACGGCCGGTCTTGAACATTACACAAGATAATTGGCTCGCGGGGTCTTTTAAAGAAAAGTAAAGATGCCCGGATTGAGCTCGGGTAAATTGTGATACCTCTCCTTTTATAAAAATATCCTGCAAGGAATCTTCTTCTTCCAGTAATTCTTTTACAAAAGATGTAATTTCAGTTACGGAATATACAAAGGCAAAAAGATCTTGCTGCATAAAAGAAGATTAGGAAGTAACAGGTTTAAGAGATACCATAATGAACAGATAAAAAAAGGCCATATCCTGAATATTCAGAATATGGCCTTTTGCTGTAACAAAAAATCATCAGGATTTCGCTCTGGGCTTTCTGCCTCTTCTGCCTTTTGGTTTGACGGAAGTGGCTGCCGGAGCAGGTGCCGGAGCCGTTTCAGTTTTTCTTTTTCTTCCCCGTCTCTTGCCGGTAGTAGCAGTGGGTTTAGCTTGCACAGCCGGAGATGCACTTTTAGGAGGTCTTCCTCTGCCTCTCTTTTTTGGTGCTGCTTCAGCTTTGGCTGGTCTGCCGGCTTTTTTTGCGCGGCTGTCACCTGAAGAAGCTTTGGCTGCAAGATATTCCTCAGTTGCTTTTTCAGTTAATTTTTTCCTGAGGTTATTTTGATATTCCTCTTTCAAATTATCACCCTTAAACCAATCCTTTAAACCATAAACATTACCTCTGATGCCTTCAGCATTGTAAGGTTGTATCTGGTCATTTACATGTTGCAGGCGGTATAAACTACCGGCAATTGCAGCTTTTAATTTAGTCTCATCTTTCTCCGGAACGTTGTAGCGTGTTCTTGCCCTGTCCACTAATTCATTGGCCGGCATGGGTTCGTTTTCTTTCTCCAGGGTCTTTAAAATATACGTTCCCCATTTTGATTTTCTGCCTCTTCTACCCTCGTTTTTTGCTTCCTTTGGTTTGGAAGTAGTTGCAGGGGCTGCTGTAGTAGCAGCAGTAGCAGTGGTTCTTTTACGTCTTCTCCGTTTTTGTGGAGCAGGAGCCTGTTCTGTAGTGGCTGCACTTGCAGAACTTCCTGTGGCCGGGGCACTTGCAGTTCTGGTAGCCGGTGCTGTAGGAGCCGGTGCTTTTACTTCAGACCCGCCAGTATCCAGTTTGCCAATTATTGACTGCACATGGTCCAGCCGCTTACGGAGATTAGCCATTTCCTGTTGGTAAAAGGCTTTCATCTCCAATACTTCGTTCTCTGATAAACTGAAATTTCTCATTGGTTTTTGATCATTTATTTGAAAAGGCAATATTATAACAAAAAGATTAAAAAATAAACATAAGAATTGTTCAAAATGAAAATATTTGATTTGGCTATTTGATTCGCTGAATAACTAATATGCTGTTTAAAAGCATATTAGGCTATAAAATACGTCTGTTTTTAGCATTGTTAATATGTGAATAAAATTAATCTAACGGGAGTTCCGAACATGCAATCCATGCCATCAGCCCCATTCCGATTTTTAATGCATCCTCATCTATATTAAAGCGGCTGGTATGTAAACCGGCATCAATTCCTTTGTTTTCGTTTGCTATACCAAGCCTGTAAAAACACCCGGGAACCTGCTGAGAATAATAAGCAAAATCTTCTCCTGTCATTCGCACCGGAAGATCCACAACATTGTCTTCTCCTAAATATTTAATGGCGTGGTTTTTAGCTTGTTGCGTAACTTCGGGATCATTAACTAAAAAGGGATATCCTTTGCGGATTTCAAAATCACAACTGCCTGACATGCTTGCGGCAACTCCTTCCGCAACTTTTTTCATCAGGCGATGAGCTTTTTCACGCCATTCTTCATTTAATGTTCTGAATGTGCCTTCCATTGTTACGGTATCGGGGATTATGTTAAAAGATCCCTTTCCAGTAATTTTTCCAAATGATAATACGGAAGGAATATCAGGGCGGGCATTTCTGCTTACGATCTGTTGCAATGCAATTATAATATGCGAGGAAATGAGAATGGGGTCAACAAGCTTATAGGCAAGGGCTGCATGGCCTCCTTTTCCTTTAATTGTAACATAAATTTCATCCGTAGAAGCCATATATTGCCCTGGCCTGAAACCCACTTTGCCTACTGGCAGATCGGGAAAAACATGCTGTCCATAAATTTTACCGGGCCGTGGATTATCCAATACTCCGGCCTTTATCATTAATGAAGCTCCGCCAGGATCTCTTTCTTCTCCGGGTTGAAAAATCAGCTTGATGGTTCCCTGAAAATTATCCCGTACCTCATTTAAAATTCGTGCGGCCCCTAAAAGAGATGCCGTATGGACATCATGGCCACAGGCATGCATTATTCCTTCGTTTTGCGATTTATATGGAACTTCGTTTTGTTCAACTATAGGCAGTGCGTCATGGTCTGAACGCAATGCGATGGTTCTGCGCTCTGGATTTTTACCTTTTATGATTCCTACCAGGCCGGTATCTGCCACACCTTCTGTATGTTCTATATTCATAGCTCTCAGTTCATCTGCTATGAATTTTGCTGTTTTAAATTCTTGAAATGACAATTCCGGGTGGGCATGAATGTGCCTTCTGATTCTTACAACATCCGGATGATATTCATCTGCCAGTGTTTTTATTCTTTGTTCAAGATTCATCATTAAGATATTAAGTTAGTGTCTGATAGTTCATGTCATCGATAATTGGCAGAAATCTGCAGTTGCTTCAGGCATCGTTTTATTATATACAGTATGCTATGTTCAACCTGAATCCCAAAGTTATTGTTTCTAAATTAAGCTGGATTCCGGATTGATTATCAGGTTGCTTTGTCTATTCAAGTATAGGATATTAGGATAAAAAAAGAGCGGCTGAATGAAAAACTTACATTCAACCGCTCCTATAGCTGATTGCCGGCAATTCTGAAAGCGATCTTCTACACTTTATAACGGTAACGGTTATCACTGGGTGGAAGATTGCGCAATGCCTCAATAAGTTCTGTTTTATCCAGTTTTTGATAATTATCAATGTTCTTTTCTGCGGCTTTGGTTCTCAACTGCTCTTCAGTCCAGTTCTCATATTGTGGTCTCTCACCAGGGTTTCCTGATTCTTCATCCTTTTGATTGGATACCGGTGTATAGTTCTTTCCTTTTTCCATTTTAGCTGCTTCCTCGGCCTGCTCTCCGGTCATGCCTTGCTCCTGCATGGTTTTGCTCATTGTCTCGTCCTTCCCGGTAAGGTTTTTATGCTGTTTAATAGTCATGTGTTCTTTGCTTTTATTTTTGATATAAAACGCAGCCGAAAGGATATGTTCATTTTTGCGAGCATTGCAAAAAACTCGAAAGGGCTCAACCTATCTGGAAACGGAAACACCTCCTTGCGTGTTTACATGAAATATTAACGGCAGCCTGACCGAAGTAACAAGTATGTATACGTAAGCGATTAAGCCTACCTGAAACGACCGTTGCTGCACGGGTTTTGCTATAATGCGATCAAATTTTCAAACGCTTTTATTAACTTTGCGCCCCAATTTTTTCCCCGCAGTATTTAGCTATCCAGCCTTTTTCATCATTAAAACTTATTCAAAGCTTTTTTCAGGATGTTTTTTCCTGGACAGGGGCATGGCATTTGTTAAGGCGAGCGCCTGGAAATTTGAAACGTGTTTTCGATTAAAAAGTATTTCTATGACAAGTAAATTACATAAGGAGGTAGAATGAGACAATTAAAGATCAGTAAACAGTTTACCAACAGGGAAAACAAATCGCTGGACAAGTATCTGAACGAAATCAGCAAGGTGGAAATGATAACGCCTGCCGAAGAAGTGGAACTGGCTAAACGAATTAAGCAAAATGACCCCTATGCGCTGGAAAAACTCGTAAATGCAAACTTGCGATTCGTGGTTTCTGTAGCTAAACAGTATCAAAACCAGGGGCTTACCCTGGGCGACCTGATCAATGAGGGAAATCTTGGACTTATTAAAGCTGCGCAGCGCTTTGATGAAACCCGTGGTTTTAAATTCATTTCTTACGCAGTATGGTGGATCAGGCAATCCATCCTGCAGGCACTGGCAGAACAATCGCGGTTGGTGAGGTTGCCCCTTAATAAGGTTGGTTCCCTCAGCAAAATCGGGTCTGCGGCTGCCGAGTTGGAGCAAAAGTTTGAAAGAGAGGCAACAACAGAGGAAATTGCTGAAAAGCTGGAACTTCCTCAGGCGGAAATTGAAACGACCCTTTCCACTTCAAGCAAGCACCTGTCAATAGATGCACCCATCAGCGATGAGGAAGATACTTCGTTGCTTGCATTATTAAGCAATAACGAAGAACCTGATCCTGACAAGGACTTGCTGCATGAGTCGCTGCAAAAGGAGATCATTCGTGTAATGTCTATTCTTTCTGAGAAAGAAAGGGAGATCCTTAAACTCCACTTTGGATTGGAAGGAAATTACCCACATTCTTACGAAGACATTAGCGAAAAGGTGAACCTGACACGGGAGCGTGTCCGGCAAATCAAGGAAAAGGCACTCAGAAAACTGAGGAAGTCTTCAAAAAGCAAGCTGCTGAAAGCTTATTTGGGTTAACCCCTTTGCATTTCAGAAAGTAAAAAAGGCTGTCTTATTTATAGGCAGCCTTTTTTTATTGATTTTCCGGATCGTTTTTATTTAGATCAGATCATCATATTTAAAGCTAAGCTTTAACAGCGATCAATGATATTTCCACCCTTGCATCCTT from Bacteroidia bacterium includes these protein-coding regions:
- the gyrA gene encoding DNA gyrase subunit A, yielding MAEGEKIIPINIEEEMRSAYIDYSMSVIVSRALPDVRDGLKPVHRRVLYAMTELGLGFNRPYKKSARIVGEVLGKYHPHGDSAVYDTMVRMAQEWSMRYRLVDGQGNFGSVDGDPPAAMRYTEARLSRIAEELLTDLDKNTVDFRPNFDESLKEPVVLPAGFPNLLANGGSGIAVGMATNMAPHNLSEVLDGTIAYIDNNDITIEELMQFIKAPDFPTGGIIYGYDGVKRAFETGRGRVMMRGKTNIEPSEKGSDKIIVTELPFQVNKANMIKATAELVKSGVIEGISAVNDESDRSGYRVVYEVRRDAVSNVVLNQLFKYTQLQSSFSINNVALVKGRPIVLNLKDMVKYYVEHRHEVIVRRTQYELDEAEKRAHILQGLIIAIDNLDEVINLIRGSRTPDEAREGLMSRFELSEIQAKAILDLRLQKLTGLERDKLKDEYNELMKTIEYLKSVLENKELRMQIIKDELTETKKKFGDERRTEVLFTNEDISIEDLIPNEEMVVTISHMGYMKRTPLADYKSQGRGGRGSKGAGFRQEDFTEYLFVAFTHNYMLFFTEKGRCFWMKVWEIPEGTRTTKGRAVQNLLYIEPDDKIRAVIPVNNLENEEYLNNNFILFCTEKGIIKKTPLEAYSRPRIKGINAITIDEDDQLLEVALTSGNSEVMIASTSGQAIRFHESAIRPMGRTARGVIGIRLSGKKDDKVIGMVSVADEESTVMVVSEKGYGKRSQVGDYRITNRGAKGVKTLQITDKTGKLIAIKNVTDQDDLMIINKSGITIRIAMDKLRTIGRATQGVRLIRLGAKDEIASVAKVAREEEEELAAEGEIEGEVIELSNEEISPDEPENENPDETGSEDEESNN
- a CDS encoding tetratricopeptide repeat protein translates to MKSTFALLFFLGIVSIASAQNSKRTSAYLSLQNGQTENAIALIEEAIKHEKTAEDPKTWYYRGLIYTTAMGNEEMREKYPNLTDLAFESYLTARKYDEKEKFDKEINENLKQLLIDAYNTGAKAYTDKDFKAASQAFESYLAMSKKVNPDQIDTAAIFYTAQAYVIEKDMENAQRTLKKLAELDYQDPWVYSSLHQMELNDGDTAEAIKYIEQGRKFFPEDVLLSNMEVNLYLKLGQTDVLIEKLRKASELDRSNTSILVALANVYDKAGKIDSAIMINRRALAREPNNFEANYNLGIIYYNQGVEIVNQELNETNIQKANQLKAEYKEIFSEALPYLEKAHEIDPEDKNTMISLREIYLRLDKREKAEALNALMQEK
- the xseB gene encoding exodeoxyribonuclease VII small subunit → MKKKRSFEEQIKRINEITEAMQNAEMGLEESLALFEEATELIRNCQDYLDDAELRIKKITDKNFPDVMEDFEQ
- the xseA gene encoding exodeoxyribonuclease VII large subunit, producing the protein MQQDLFAFVYSVTEITSFVKELLEEEDSLQDIFIKGEVSQFTRAQSGHLYFSLKDPASQLSCVMFKTGRTAFKMPDLDRGEMVVVRGSFSVYQAQGRYQFLVSEIRKTGVGDLYQQYLRLKEKLEKEGLFEAARKRPLPFLPHKIGIATSAQGAVIHDMIRVFRTKFPHIEVVLLPTLVQGIAASRDMCRSVEVLNQISGLELIILTRGGGSFEELFCFNDETLARTIAASRLPVISAVGHESDFTIADFVADYRASTPTAAAEIAVPDAKELMNYLSNAELLLRRQSERLVKEYSQKLDEEQRKLSFLAEKVLGQKRSELRYFKAILKCDGMKAQLKKKQETITTLMRNKLVSEKHHLAVLAQRIELLDVKQNLERGYSLTLKDGKIIKSIGNVAVADELETVTARGRIFSEVTRIKRLRK
- a CDS encoding M20 family metallopeptidase, producing the protein MNLEQRIKTLADEYHPDVVRIRRHIHAHPELSFQEFKTAKFIADELRAMNIEHTEGVADTGLVGIIKGKNPERRTIALRSDHDALPIVEQNEVPYKSQNEGIMHACGHDVHTASLLGAARILNEVRDNFQGTIKLIFQPGEERDPGGASLMIKAGVLDNPRPGKIYGQHVFPDLPVGKVGFRPGQYMASTDEIYVTIKGKGGHAALAYKLVDPILISSHIIIALQQIVSRNARPDIPSVLSFGKITGKGSFNIIPDTVTMEGTFRTLNEEWREKAHRLMKKVAEGVAASMSGSCDFEIRKGYPFLVNDPEVTQQAKNHAIKYLGEDNVVDLPVRMTGEDFAYYSQQVPGCFYRLGIANENKGIDAGLHTSRFNIDEDALKIGMGLMAWIACSELPLD
- a CDS encoding RNA polymerase sigma factor RpoD/SigA, with the protein product MRQLKISKQFTNRENKSLDKYLNEISKVEMITPAEEVELAKRIKQNDPYALEKLVNANLRFVVSVAKQYQNQGLTLGDLINEGNLGLIKAAQRFDETRGFKFISYAVWWIRQSILQALAEQSRLVRLPLNKVGSLSKIGSAAAELEQKFEREATTEEIAEKLELPQAEIETTLSTSSKHLSIDAPISDEEDTSLLALLSNNEEPDPDKDLLHESLQKEIIRVMSILSEKEREILKLHFGLEGNYPHSYEDISEKVNLTRERVRQIKEKALRKLRKSSKSKLLKAYLG